The Aedes albopictus strain Foshan chromosome 1, AalbF5, whole genome shotgun sequence genomic interval TGACCGGGGTTGATCACCGTGAACGATTATTAtgcggttttattggcaattatcggtgaaaaataacggaaacagcttattttgcgtgacgcgtttcgacctactattcttcggtcatcatcagacgcctaaaacattatacatttattTAATACATTGATTTAAGTACAAATACATTACAATTTACAAATCACAAAACACTTACATTCAGCTggaatcaccccttcaacttcgtcagttatatAATACTAATTTACAACACCCATCTCATGCCTACTTTCACCCATTATGCTGTTTCACTCATTCTCTCATACACGCAGTTTTCCTCTCACGGTTGTCTTCGCAACTGAGCTAAAAGCCCGTTGTAAGCCGAGTTGAAGTTCCCACACTCTCTCTGTAGGTTCACAGTGAGATCTTCGCCTCTCTTCTTAATATGAAACACCTCTGATATGTTCCTGGTTGCCTGGTCTTGGATTCGATCCAAAATCTTCACTTGATCGAAGTTGAAGATATGTCCTTCTTCCATTTTGTGGACTGCCAGGCCCGATTTCGGGTTTCTACCTCGGCAGTCACTCTTGTGTTCCGCCACTCTTACTTCTAGCATCCTTTTCGTTTGGCCGATGTACACCTTCTCGTCAGCCCCACATGGTATACAGTACACCACGTTCTTCTGTTTCCCTGGTGGAATAGGGTCCTTCAGTTTGCTGAATAtttggttttttattttgttttgcggtCTAGAAGCAAGAGTGACGTCATTTTTTCTTAAGACTTTCTTCAACTTTTCGCTAAGACCAGGCACATAAGGTGCGGAAACATATTTCTGTGGGAGTGTAGTTGGGTTGTCGGCCTCCAAGGTGTTGTAGTGTTTGTGTATGCGGAGTCTTTTTTGTTTCTGTATGAACCAGGAGGGGTAGTTGTTTCTTTCTAGGATTTGTGTCGCTTGTTTTAACGTTTCTTCCCGCTTCGCCCCACATGTTAACTTAATGGCGCGATCAATTAGCGCGATCGCGGTATTTTGTTTATGTTGGAACGGGCTTTTGGACGTATAGTCCAGGTACCTTCCGTTAGAATGTTTCGGAAGCCAAGATGTATTTATTTGGTCATCCGCCCGTTCCAACATCATGTCAAGAAACTTTATTTTCCCTCCCACTTCCATTTCAACAGTAAACTGGAGACGATCGTGAAAACTATTGAACGTATCCACGATCGTTTGGATGTGCTCCCTTCTAGCTATACACATGCAGTCGTCCACGTATCTACGGTACAGCTTCAGATGTATACCTTTCTCCTCTAGCTGCATCCTGCACTCCtgtcgaaacgcgtcacgcaaaataagctgtttccgttatttttcaccgataattgccaataaaaccgcaTAATAAGAGACGATAACGACAGCGACATTCAGTTCGATTTCCGGAGCAATGATGTAGACGCTGTGTGTAGGCATATCTGCAAGGTTGACTGGGACTCTATACTCAACGACAGGACTGTGGACGACGCTGTTAACGTCTTCTATGACAGGATCTACAGTATTATCCGTGAGAATGTTCCCCGTAGGAATCGTCGCACGAATCGTAGCTGCAACCAACCGTGGTGGAATAATGAACTTCGGACGTTGCAAAATAGGCTGCGCAAGGTCCGCAAACGATTTTCTAAGCATCGATCCGAAGAAAATAGGCAGCAACTTCGGACAATAGAACAGGAATTTTCGACACTGCATCGGCATGCCTTTCGTGAGTATATATCCGGACTGGAAATTAATGCTAAGAACAACCCTGCGTCATTCTGGTCATTTGTTAAAAGTCAGCGAAATTCGAATAGTTTACCATATGAAATCcagtaccagaacatccaagccaGTTCTGCAGAAGAGTCAGCAAACTTGTTTGCCGACTTCTTCAAAAGTGTTTACAATAATTCTCCGACGCCAATCACACAAATGGCACTTGATGGAGTCACTTCATATGATCTGCGTTTGCCATTATTCAACGTAACTGTTGACGAcgtctcaagaagtttctcccaTCTTGACTCTTCAAAAGGCCCCGGTCCTGACGGCAGCTGACGCTTCCTGCCTCGATTATTTTCAATCGCTCTTTGTCGAGCGGCGTTTTTTCTCGTTTATGGAAAGTGGCGTCTATAACTCCTATTCACAAGTCTGGTAACCTGAACATGGCGCAGAACTATCGCGGAATTTCCATACTCAGCACTTTTTCAAAGGTTCTTGAGTGTTTCATGCATGAGGCGTTATACAGAACTGTTCGTCCTGCTATTCCCGAGGTTCAGCATGGATTTGTTAAAGGCAGATCTACGACAACCAACCTGATGTCCTTCGTGACTAGTGTTAAGATGAAGATGCAGAAGAATCGTCAGGTCGACGCTATTTACGTTGACTTTGCAAAAAGCTTTTGACAAGGTGCCGTATTTGTTAACAGTTGCAAAGCTTCGAAAAATGGGACTTCCGGAGTGGATAACTATATGGCTGCATTCGTATTTGACTGATCGCTTGGCATTTGTAAAGGTTCACGGATGTGAATCGGATCGTTTTGATATACCGTCTGGTGTTCCCCAAGGTAGCCACCTCGGACCGCTGCTATTTGTGCTGTTTATCGCTGACCTGAGCCCGCTGATTCAGTCGCAAAAATGGTTTTACGCCGATGACTTGAAAATCTACAGAGCGATACTTACTCGTATGGATTGCTGCATTTTGCAACGTGATTTGGACAACATAACGAAGTGGTGTCGTGCTAATGGGATGGAAGTTAATGCCGGTAAATGTAAATCAATGTCGTTCACGCGATCTCGAACACTGATGCACCAATGTTACTTGATCGATTCTCACGAACTAGATTGTGTAACCACCATGAAAGATCTGGGAATCATCGTCGACAGTAAACTCAAATTTAACGAGCACATTTCTACTACAACGGCAAAGGCTTTCTCTCTACTTGGCTTTTTGCGACGAATTACAAAATCCTTCCATGATGTCTATGCCATGAAGGCAGTCTATGTACTGTGCAGTGGTTCGTAGTGTATTAGAATACGCTGTTCAAGTTTGGGCTCCGTATAGCCAAGTTCAATGTAGTCGAGTTGAGCGCGTCCAACGATCATTCGTGCGATATGCCTTACGGCGCCTGCCGTGGAATGACGCGGTGAGGTTACCCCCATACGAAAACCGGTGTATGCTGATGCAGTTGGAGACACTAGCATCGAGAAGGATAATGCTGCAGAGACTGTTCTGCTTTGATCTGCTGGCAGAAAACATCGACTGTGGAGagctgctttttcaattgaatattcATGCCCCAACTCGCCGTCTTCGGAATCATGCTCTCTTCTACCTACCAACCGAACGCTTTATGGACATTTCAACCCGTTGCATTTCTGCTGTAGGCTTTTTAACGAAATCAgcgacaattttgattttaatattaCAAAGACAACGTTTAAAAATAGGATAAGGAATTAGATTAAGTATCAGTCTGTACAACTAGCTAGGTTGAAGATGgtgaatcaataaataaataaataaataaataaattgtgcAGTActgtgcacgaaaatgccctgtactgtgcttcaatgaggccgatgattttctcagggagacccttgcgactgggggcttcccacatgtttccgtgattgagacggtcgaaagctttttcgtaatcaatgaacaccaggtagagagactcttggaattcattgatttgctccaggacgaTACCGAGCGTgacggtccacacaggatcgtccggcacggaatccagcTTGCTGCCGTAGGAGAGCAAtcttctgtatccggttaaggatcactttgtagAGCACTTTGaggacgatacacagtaacatgatgccccgccaattatcgcatacagtcaggtcaccctttttgggtacctttacttagacgccttgcatccagtcggccggaaatgtcccaGTTTCCCATATttattgcagaataattgatgcaataGTTGTGCGAATtctaaacatttttatttttaatgaacTTTTAGAGGAAAACCTCCCGTTTGTGAATATTTGGCAAAAAACCCGTTATAAATACTACGCTAACGTGAAAAATCATGTCATGAGGAAAAATTCTAGACCAAATCCGTCGTATAGCTTTTAAACGTAGTCAATAAAGAAATAAAACTATAAAAATCCGTACGGATCGGGTTCCCACAGACGCCTGGCCTATTTTGCATAAATCTGAACTCAGAGTCAAAGAAAGATACAAAATGGGATATGTTCCTAATTAGCGACTTCATCCCCCAACAGACAAAAGGCCACCATAAAAGTTATATTTCACTTCAACAATGGAATTTCATCACTTATCTGCTACCCCGACAAATGACCGTAATTTTGCACTAGGGTAGTAAATCTAGCCTTTTGTCACCGAAGAAAAAAACCGTTACAAAACTGGAGCGAACCGTTTGGCGACCAGATACCGGAGGCAACCGGGCACTTGTTGACAGCCTGATCCAGGTATCCTAGCATGGCTGTGTGGATTTTACCCACGAAAGATAAGGTTAATTTCGAGAACCTCCTCGAGACTTCCTTCTACCTACCTCCCGCCCTCAACTTGAGTTCAGATGTTTACTCGAGTTGAACTGTCGATCCGTCCCACACGGTGTCAACCTCTCTTCGCTCGTCGACGGACCAAAAGGAATTTTCGCCAGCCAATGCTCCTCTCTCGGTGTGGaggaatattatttatttattgcacGCTGTCTCTGCACAGGGAGGGACAGAGGGAGGACGGTCTCGATTGCACAGAGAGGACACATGGAAATAACGGGGGAGTTTCCCGTGGGCAGTGACCGATTACTGATGGAGTTGTCATAATACAGCGTGGCCGGGTTTTGCATGCGTCATCCCAAAATGGCTCTGCTGGGGTCAAACTTCCATATATGAAGTATAGAATGCATACCATGGTTCTACATATGGAATTTATCTTCTCGGGAAAAGGGCATTCGAACAGCCATGTGTAATGTGTATATTGGTTATCGCAAGGATTAAGTAATGGGAAGGCACGAATCACGTTTTGTGTGGGATGCCATTCGTTCTCGGATTGGCCGGCTGGGTCATGCAAAAATATTAAGCGAGAAAGACTGGAATGAACATTAGAGGGGTCGAAGCTTCTATCCCAAATGAAAATCCAACAACAATTTAGCTTTCGTCACAATTTATAAAGGTTTTATTGTTGCTCACAAGGTTGCACATGACTTTGCTGATTTATTTCAGCAATATGAATTACTAAGTATCAGCAAGCAACGGTTAGCTACATAAACCAGTATTACCGTCATTGGGGGGTGAGAatgtcgaacatgttctcacaatctttccgacaacgtaagtcaaagtgtttctgaatccgaatatttttatagaaaagcaagcattttatcaaagacatctttaaattgacttaaaacttattgattgcacatagtccgacgttatgttcaacgtatgagcagggctgaaaaaaacttctcagttgactgcttgagcactttgatgagcaccttcactaacactggaggctgatcaatatcaagacgatactaacaagctaagctataactctttacacaatcacagatcacaatttttttttctgtacatttgggctatatcttattgaccgttgaaaacaagagcgataggtagtgagtatagtgcgacgtctgtttgtatgtgggtttaatttgtaagattttgttctcttacacatatttatcgcttgcattgattttatttactttcgtagttccggcgaagcaccaaacgctggttgtgcaaccctaccggtagtctgtaatgtggtgtgagcctattttctagttaaccgttcctcgggttatttaaaaagccgtgatgtaatatgttgcatggtacatttggttactttcgatgcggtaccggaacaggttccggagcacaccgggtctcccaaatatagtctgagactatttcattgctaacgttcattaggttacccaaaaaaaaaacacgatttaatttatctcatgcatgggtgggtatagatcgcTTTCACatctgaccacttccagtgggacacccagaactggtctCGGgatactaccggttgtctaaaatatggtctgaggctatgttcttacgaatcgattatcgtgtattcaaaaaagctgctatttggtgtattgtcaaacacttatttgtgcatttcgccagttccggcgagacacttgaaagtggttccggtacactaccggaagtcttaaagtggcctgagacttttgtTGCTGACTGTTCTGCGCGTCATcaaaaaagccgatatttaatgcgcggtgtgcatgcgtttggttccgttctacatttgaccacttccggcggagcacctggaaccggtttcggcacagtattggttttccaaagtgtggtctatgattgtttctcttgttaaccgttcatcaggttaccaaaacagctatttatgaggttggttctcctttacatttgatcacttccgatggggcacccttaatcggtaaagaatactaccggttgttccaaatatggccggaaacctttttttttgccaatcaagatacctaaaaatccgcgatttgatttgtcgcatgagtatggttcactttttcatttggccatttccggtgggacacccggaaccggttccggatcactatcgGTCCAGATACAtttggtccgagaatattttcctgctgactgttcatcaggatatcaaaaaagtcactatttgatatgtcgcaagtatggatttggttaacttttaaacttggccacctctggcgggacatctggaaccggttccggaacactactggtatcgatatgttctgagaatgctttcctgcatactgttcatcaggttatcgaaagagCCGCGGTTTgaaatgtcgcatgcatggttttcgtTCAATTtcatatatggccacttccggcgggacacccggaaccggttccggaacacaaccggttcaaatatggtctgagaatattttcctgcttacctgtcatcaggatgtcaaaaaagccactatttgataagtcgcatgcatagatttggttaacttttatacttggccacctccagcgggacatctggaaccggttctggaatactaccggttccaatatggtctgagaatgtattccttcttactgttcatcagggaatcgaaaaagctgcggtttgatatgccgcatgcatgaatttagtgcacttttatgtttggccacttccggcgggacacccggaaccggttccgggacactaccggttcagatatggtctgagaccatttttctgcttaccgttcatcaagttatcgaaaatgccgtagtttgatgtgtcgcatggatgggtttgtagcgttttcatatctggccccttcctggggtaccgatccggaacacctaaatggccataactccggaacggttggaccgatccaaaccattttcaataggaaacaatgggaccagattccccgtcgaatgaaccgtcggtcattaaaatcggttcaggtttactgccaaaaagtgatgtgagtattttttgtacacacacatacacacatacatacatacacacagacaccacctcaattcgtcgagctgagttgattggtatatgtgactcgatccTCCGggtcttctatcgaaaagtcatttttggagtgaatatatagcctttccagtacacttagtgtacgagaaaggcaaaaaggatactcaaagattgtttgttaaataacaaatgcaattgaagtcggaataactttttattcgaTATGTGTACTCTTTTATGTGGTAATGATTGTTTAGCAGGAAAGtatcacatacatacatttatttgttcagcaTCACATTTAagtcaagacataatcaacaatagtacgccacaatactcagtttgtggctgacgctctccatcctcggtcgcgccctatgctcgccaagtcacgctccacctggtccgcccatcgtgctctctgcgctccaagccttcttgtgccaaccggatcagttgcaaacaccagctttgcagggttgttgtccggcattcttgcaacatgccctgccctccgtatccttctggctttggccaccttcttgatgctgggttcgccgtaaagtgcagcgagctcgtggttcatccttctccgccacacaccgctctcctgcacaccaccgaagatcgttcttagcacgcgtcgctcgaaaattccgagtggtaggtcctcctcgagcatggtccatgtctcgtgtccgtagaggatcaccggtcttattagcgttttgtacatggtgcatttggtgcgtgggtgaatctttttcaaccgcattttcttctggagcccgtagtagacccgacttccgctgatgatgcgcctccgaatttcacggctcacgttgttgtcagccttcagtaaggatccgaggtagacgaattcctcaaccactttgaaagtatccccgtctatcataacattactacccagacaaaTCCAATctttttcggttccgcctaccagcatgtaccgtaatccggggtcaaattgatcactttaaaacaacttttgcggataacatcagtgcctgttcaaatattgccaaaagaatttctgtaaaaccagtacacagtggatctccatggaaccatgtgacagaattttgttcagcaaatttaaacttcaagttaaataacttcaaatatcaaaatattggaaatgccactttggggcgaaattgatcagtatacagtaTAGGTACAATTAGGCATCGgttagaaaggaaaatttccttcactgcttaattttgctcttctaaacccgaataacgcgtctaaaatcttacaactagtgaatttaatactttaaatgcaaaattaaatttcgaaattttcccttaaacgcctaaaggtaggcaatttcatatgaaataagtgatttctattacaataaatgactatttcttcataaaatgaactttttataacaatttcatgttatGATTAGCTGCATaccatcccaaccaaggctccacaaaaatgttaaaacagaaaatttacgggaagtcctattagcaattgattgtttagcagcaatgatttcagctgaatgagaaatacattgcaaattccttgaaaaaaaaggcaaaactaacttttttctaaaaatttaaaagtctacactcatctctagacatctacgaatcagatgacgtaaaaagtttaagatcattacgacgcttaagagttcctagtatggaattacaatgtagtaccgagtgatcaatttcaccccgctgatcaatttg includes:
- the LOC134289863 gene encoding uncharacterized protein LOC134289863, encoding MQLEEKGIHLKLYRRYVDDCMCIARREHIQTIVDTFNSFHDRLQFTVEMEVGGKIKFLDMMLERADDQINTSWLPKHSNGRYLDYTSKSPFQHKQNTAIALIDRAIKLTCGAKREETLKQATQILERNNYPSWFIQKQKRLRIHKHYNTLEADNPTTLPQKYVSAPYVPGLSEKLKKVLRKNDVTLASRPQNKIKNQIFSKLKDPIPPGKQKNVVYCIPCGADEKVYIGQTKRMLEVRVAEHKSDCRGRNPKSGLAVHKMEEGHIFNFDQVKILDRIQDQATRNISEVFHIKKRGEDLTVNLQRECGNFNSAYNGLLAQLRRQP